In Meiothermus sp. CFH 77666, the following are encoded in one genomic region:
- the map gene encoding type I methionyl aminopeptidase, producing the protein MAIHIKSPWEIEKMTKTGQLHTAIFAEVEPHIRPGVSTLELDQIILRAIERVGGKAPQIGYRAGGSVPYPSATCMSIDDVVVHGFPSKRPLQEGELLKIDFLFTHDGYTTDMARTYAVGKVSPEAQKLMQVTEEAFWLGLELMQPGKRIGDVAAAVQDFVERQNGLWCIREMVGHGVGRELHEDPQVPNYGDPGKGPKLRPGMTLAFEPMVALYPAKMVILADGWTATVGKGNLAAHYENTVLITESGPRLLTGSQKSVPVGR; encoded by the coding sequence ATGGCCATCCACATCAAGTCGCCCTGGGAAATCGAGAAGATGACCAAAACCGGTCAGCTTCACACCGCCATCTTTGCCGAGGTGGAGCCGCATATTCGGCCTGGGGTGAGTACCCTCGAGCTCGACCAGATAATCCTGCGGGCCATTGAGCGAGTGGGGGGCAAAGCCCCCCAGATCGGCTACCGGGCGGGTGGGTCGGTGCCCTATCCCAGCGCTACCTGTATGTCCATTGATGATGTGGTGGTGCACGGCTTTCCTTCCAAGCGCCCCTTGCAGGAAGGGGAACTCTTGAAGATTGATTTCCTCTTCACCCATGATGGTTACACCACCGATATGGCCCGCACCTATGCCGTGGGCAAGGTTTCGCCCGAAGCCCAGAAGCTGATGCAGGTGACCGAAGAAGCCTTCTGGTTGGGTCTGGAACTCATGCAGCCGGGCAAGCGCATTGGGGATGTGGCTGCCGCCGTGCAGGACTTTGTGGAGCGCCAAAATGGCTTGTGGTGTATCCGCGAGATGGTGGGGCACGGTGTGGGGCGCGAGCTGCACGAAGACCCCCAGGTGCCCAACTACGGCGACCCTGGCAAAGGCCCCAAACTGCGCCCCGGTATGACCCTGGCTTTTGAGCCGATGGTTGCTTTGTACCCTGCCAAGATGGTAATATTGGCGGATGGTTGGACGGCCACGGTTGGCAAAGGCAACCTGGCGGCCCACTACGAAAACACGGTGCTGATTACCGAGTCTGGCCCTCGCCTCCTGACGGGGAGCCAGAAATCTGTGCCGGTCGGGCGGTAG
- the infA gene encoding translation initiation factor IF-1, with protein MAKEKDTIRAEGVISEALPNTTFRVQLDNGPEILCYISGKMRMNYIRILPGDRVVVEITPYDPTRGRIVYRR; from the coding sequence TTGGCCAAGGAAAAAGACACAATTCGAGCCGAAGGGGTTATCAGCGAGGCCCTGCCCAACACCACGTTTCGGGTGCAGCTTGATAATGGCCCCGAAATTCTCTGCTACATCTCGGGCAAGATGCGCATGAACTATATCCGCATTCTGCCCGGAGACCGGGTGGTGGTCGAAATTACCCCCTACGACCCTACGCGGGGCCGGATTGTCTACAGAAGGTAG
- the rpmJ gene encoding 50S ribosomal protein L36, protein MKVRTSVKKMCDKCKVIKRHGRVYVICEDPTHKQRQG, encoded by the coding sequence ATGAAAGTGCGTACCTCAGTCAAGAAAATGTGCGATAAGTGCAAGGTCATCAAGCGCCACGGGCGTGTGTACGTGATCTGCGAAGACCCTACCCACAAGCAGCGTCAAGGCTGA